The following are encoded together in the Coffea arabica cultivar ET-39 chromosome 1c, Coffea Arabica ET-39 HiFi, whole genome shotgun sequence genome:
- the LOC140005297 gene encoding uncharacterized protein, giving the protein MPAWYNPQAVCAYHSGAPGHATFDCKALKHKIQDMVEAGEIVIRKKEAQGPNVNRNPLPDHVNTIGVIMDDTEYMEQVKDLARETEVVGVTDQPFIIELPFEEDNQPFVLDLTPAESEALKPVFIEFPRQEPVLSLQQVPWNYDEPIIQIGKNSATKKEVSVVTRSGRTVSPFETTIPIQAKNSEPPIKPTITEKEAVDFLKRLQRSEYNIIEKLSKSPAQITMLDLLFSSDVHRDALIDVLTKAQIPRDISVDNFSNVVGSVLFNKQIAFSDDELPTEGIGHNRALYITVRCNGKMLPKVLIDNGSALNICPWSTLEKLGLQDIKLMPSGTIVRGFDGAQREPIGEADLVIEMGPAQFQITCQVMHFPSIYNILLGRPWIHKFGAVPSSLHQLLKFVVNDKLITIFAEEDCLVITDSGSKEEGCRSATMSPHSTSDIVSVSWITTEEQALSKASVMMAKEMIRGGYKLDRGLGRELQGILKPVEIMEKRDTFGLSFQPTVKDIKEMKKLKRAEKEGRQRVFDIPPLRYTFPRPTEVITSEVNPVEEIEASKAEFPDIPEGSIPNWTAESLPVRKEFR; this is encoded by the exons ATGCCCGCGTGGTATAATCCACAagctgtctgtgcttatcattctggggCCCCCGGACATGCCACCTTTGATTGCAAGGcgcttaaacataaaatccaagatATGGTTGAAGCCGGGGAGATTGTAATCCGGAAAAAGGAGGCGCAAGGGCCGAACGTAAATAGGAACCCTTTGCCGGACCATGTTAATACCATTGGGGTCATTATGGATGACACGGAGTATATGGAACAAGTCAAAGATTTGGCAAGAGAAACTGAGGTAGttggggtcacagaccaaccATTCATCATAGAGTTGCCATTCGAAGAAGATAACCAGCCTTTTGTCTTGGATCTCACGCCAGCAGAGAGTGAAGCTTTGAAGCCGGTATTCATCGAATTCCCGAGGCAAGAGCCTGTTTTGAGCCTGCAACAAGTGCCGTGGAATTACGATGAACCTATTATACAGATCGGGAAAAATTCAGCTACAAAGAAAGAGGTGTCAGTGGTTACCAGATCGGGGAGGACTGTAAGTCCATTTGAAACTACTATTCCGATTCAAGCAAAGAATTCCGAGCCGCCCATTAAGccaacaatcaccgagaaagaagccGTGGATTTCCTTAAACGACTCCAGAGAAGTGAATACAACATAATCGAAAAGCTAAGCAAGTCACCTGCCCAGATAACCATGTTGGATTTACTTTTCTCTTCAGACGTGCATAGGGATGCATTGATCGACGTATTAACTAAGGCTCAAATTCCGAGGGACATTtctgttgataatttttcaaacgtggTTGGAAGCGTATTATTCAACAAACAAATTGCTTTTTCTGACGATGAATTGCCGACAGAGGGCATTGGACATAATAGGGCGTTGTACATAACAGTGAGGTGCAACGGGAAAATGCTGCCGAAGGTGCTAATTGACAACGGGTCCGcgcttaatatctgtccttggagtaccttggAGAAGCTAGGATTGCAAGACATTAAGCTGATGCCTTCAGGGACTATCGTTCGAGGGTTTGATGGAGCTCAAAGGGAGCCGATAGGAGAGGCAGATTTAGTAATCGAGATGGGGCCCgcccaatttcaaataacttgccaagtaaTGCACTTCCCGAGCATTTACAATATTTTACTTGGCaggccatggattcacaagtTTGGGGCTGTGCCATCTTCGTTGCATCAATTGCTGAAATTCGTAGTAAATGACAAGCTAATCACTATCTTTGCCGAAGAGGACTGCCTGGTAATCACCGATTCTGGATCTAAAGAGGAGGGATGTCGAAGTGCCACCATGTCCCCTCATAGCACATCCGATATAGTCTCCGTAAGTTGGATCACAACGGAGGAACAAGCTCTCTCAAAAGCAAGTGTaatgatggctaaggaaatgattCGTGGAGGATACAAATTAGACAGAGGATTGGGGCGTGAACTGCAAGGGATCCTGAAGCCAGTGGAGATTATGGAAAAAAGGGATACATTCGGTTTGAGTTTCCAACCAACCGTCAAGGACATCAAAGAGATGAAGAAGCTCAAAAGAGCAGAGAAAGAGGGCAGGCAAAGGGTTTTTGACATTCCACCACTGCGGTATACTTTTCCACGACCAACAGAGGTTATCACATCAGAGGTTAATCcagttgaagaaattgaagcta GCAAAGCTGAATTTCCTGATATCCCCGAAGGATCAAttcccaattggacagccgagtcCCTGCCCGTccggaaggagtttcggtaa